From Fusarium fujikuroi IMI 58289 draft genome, chromosome FFUJ_chr07, a single genomic window includes:
- a CDS encoding related to aliphatic nitrilase — MAKLATTPETTGSVDKTCALIGEAARGGAQLLAFPECWVTGYPAWICRYIKNCMRADGPEMAKIQQCAADNDITVVLGFSENFHNTLYISQAIIDANGKLLALRRKIKATHMERTIFGDASGDALTSVVDTKVGRVGALSCWEHIQPLLKYYLYTHREQIHVAAWPPLHPHKGEELWSMSREGARSLSQTYAIESQAFVLHATSVISEQGISLMNTENGAVMNIPGGGSSAIFGPDGRILTEDVPECDEGILYATLDLDEILRCKSFVDVCGHYSRPDMLWLGVDREVKKHVQ; from the exons ATGGCAAAGCTTGCAACCACCCCCGAGACCACC GGCTCAGTCGACAAGACCTGTGCTTTGATCGGCGAGGCAGCCAGAGGAGGTGCTCAGCTGCTGGCATTTCCCGAGTGTTGGGTCACAGGATATCCTGCTTGGATCTG CCGGTACATAAAGAACTGCATGCGTGCCGATGGCCCAGAGATGGCAAAAATCCAGCAATGCGCAGCCGACAACGATATCACCGTCGTCCTTGGGTTTTCGGAAAACTTCCACAACACTCTGTACATCTCACAGGCCATCATTGACGCTAACGGAAAGCTGCTTGCGCTTCGGCGAAAGATCAAAGCTACCCACATGGAGAGAACAATCTTTGGTGATGCCTCTGGTGATGCACTCACGAGTGTTGTCGATACAAAGGTCGGCCGTGTCGGAGCACTCTCTTGCTGGGAACATATTCAGCCCCTGCTCAAGTATTACCTGTACACCCACCGCGAGCAGATACACGTCGCTGCATGGCCGCCACTGCATCCGCACAAGGGCGAGGAATTGTGGTCCATGTCGAGAGAAG GCGCCCGCTCATTGTCCCAAACATACGCGATCGAATCACAAGCCTTTGTCCTTCATGCGACGTCGGTCATCAGCGAACAAGGAATCAGTCTCATGAACACAGAGAACGGAGCTGTCATGAATATCCCTGGGGGAGGCAGCTCTGCGATATTTGGACCTGATGGGAGGATTCTTACCGAGGACGTGCCCGAATGCGATGAGGGGATCTTGTATGCTACACTTGACTTGGATGAGATTCTACGGTGCAAGAGCTTTGTGGATGTCTGCGGGCACTACAGTCGGCCGGATATGCTGTGGCTTGGGGTTGATCGGGAGGTGAAGAAGCATGTACAGTAG
- a CDS encoding related to transporter protein HOL1, translated as MAFGVLESNASEQPAGTVFLEDSQDGMHTILVPAPSNSPHDPLNMSKIRKELYFLTLLFGACATGAVGPVLVPAFGIVSQTFQTPLSKVALLNGSLVLGMGVSCFFLAVVSDLWGRRIIFVVTSILLVVTHIWAAVSQGYESLLAARVFQGVAMGPFFSLAGTSCVNDVFFLHQRGRRVGLWNFAIIVSVNIAPVISGYLIVDMGWRWAFWFLAVAFAVGLAMVVFFLPETKWHRDEITSSVVGEEKTDEKAVRAEETPVEIALWRKICGVQHLQFASAKELLPGLARSILMLRHPAVVWGCVMWSMTFTWVIVLGAVADQIFGAPPYSLDATQVGLVIGIAPLVGSALGTLISGWMSDLAAHYMSAFNGGLYEPEFRLVVIVPSAITIAIGAFGLGDGIEHAKSTMVCCVHLALINFGVGAGCTGIVTYTNDVCMDRAGSAFGLAMLIKSSFAFGLTFMLNDYYATKGPMVFFSTWGGLTLGICLTTVPLYVFGKRIRSWMGRW; from the exons ATGGCTTTCGGCGTCCTTGAAAGTAATGCTTCTGAGCAACCTGCTGGGACTGTCTTCCTCGAAGACTCCCAAGATGGCATGCACACGATCTTGGTGCCTGCACCCTCCAATTCTCCTCATGACCCTCTCAACATGTCCAAAATCCGAAAGGAGCTTTACTTCTTGACCCTCCTCTTTGGTGCCTGCGCAACTGGCGCAGTAGGCCCTGTTCTCGTCCCAGCTTTCGGCATTGTGTCGCAGACCTTCCAAACCCCCCTCTCCAAGGTGGCCCTCCTCAACGGATCGCTGGTCCTTGGCATGGGTGTCAGCTGCTTCTTTTTGGCAGTCGTCTCAGATCTGTGGGGCCGCAggatcatcttcgtcgtgACCTCAATCTTGCTGGTAGTCACCCACATCTGGGCTGCTGTTTCTCAAGGATACGAGTCACTCTTGGCAGCCCGTGTGTTCCAGGGAGTCGCCATGGGGCCATTCTTTTCCCTGGCTGGCACATCCTGCGTCAACGAcgtcttctttcttcatcaaagagGCAGACGGGTCGGTCTGTGGAACTTTGCCATCATCGTCTCTGTCAACATCGCCCCGGTCATCAGCGGGTATCTCATCGTCGACATGGGCTGGCGCTGGGCCTTTTGGTTCCTCGCTGTGGCCTTCGCTGTTGGGTTGGCCATGGTGGTCTTTTTCCTCCCCGAGACTAAATGGCACAGGGACGAGATCACATCGAGtgttgttggagaagaaaagaccgATGAAAAGGCTGTAAGGGCTGAGGAAACCCCGGTCGAGATTGCACTGTGGAGGAAGATATGTGGAGTCCAACATCTCCAGTTCGCCAGCGCCAAAGAACTGCTGCCTGGCCTTGCCAGGTCCATTCTCATGCTTCGACATCCTGCCGTCGTATGGGGGTGCGTCATGTGGTCAATGACCTTTACCTGGGTCATTGTTCTTGGTGCTGTCGCTGACCAAATCTTTGGCGCTCCACCATACAGCCTCGACGCGACCCAGGTCGGACTTGTCATCGGCATCGCTCCTCTTGTTGGGTCTGCCCTGGGAACACTGATCTCTGGCTGGATGTCTGATCTTGCTGCCCACTACATGTCCGCGTTCAACGGGGGTCTGTACGAGCCCGAGTTCCGACTCGTCGTCATTGTTCCTTCTGCAATCACCATCGCTATCGGAGCTTTTGGCCTTGGCGATGGAATCGAGCATGCCAAATCCACAATGGTTTGCTGCGTCCATCTGGCCCTGATCAACTTTGGTGTTGGCGCAGGCTGTACCGGTATCGTCACGTACACCAATGATGTGTGCATGGATCGTGCAGGAAGCGCTTTTGGTCTGGCAATG CTTATCAAGAGTTCTTTTGCATTCGGCCTCACCTTTATGCTCAACGATTACTACGCCACCAAAGGCCCGATGGTTTTTTTCAGTACCTGGGGAGGTCTGACACTGGGTATCTGTCTGACCACTGTTCCACTGTATGTGTTTGGAAAGAGGATTCGAAGCTGGATGGGCCGGTGGTGA